One segment of Megachile rotundata isolate GNS110a chromosome 6, iyMegRotu1, whole genome shotgun sequence DNA contains the following:
- the LOC100883686 gene encoding sodium/potassium-transporting ATPase subunit alpha-2 isoform X2, which translates to MQIAAEIMKHTNSAPITKKRLTVGEIEDLHQELRTEDHMIPLEQLCHKLNTDVDNGLTEEECMFHGFAGLLWGCAFLCLILYGLSMLLEGTGGGIEWLGVIIILICLLSGICAYVQESKNTKVMESFKKMVPTFATVIRGGVKQRIATEELVPGDLVHIKFGDKIPADIRIIKCQELRVENSSITGESEPVVRTNYPTDENPLESSNVAFFSSFAVDGEGYGIVIATGDNTMIGRLAGLTSQLEKEDTPIAKEIGHFVQIITTVAVLFGTLFFVLSLIIEPNILKAFTYMLGIVIANVPEVLLVTVTTSLTLTAQKMAEKNCLVKNLEAVETLGSTSTICSDKTGTLTQNKMSVSNLWFGHTRYHFPPGQILGIEKHLLLDKPAFNIMIKNATLCLRAEFVTEFILVSPIEEREILGDASETGILRFCEHIHSTEKFREAHPKVAEIPFNSVTKYQMSIHQDEDGYTMILKGAPEIILEKCSHILNSDGETKEVTPLDLTISRRACAELGYIGERVLAYCDLHLPASKYGVDFKFNTDSASTYNFPTKGYRFVGLISLLDPPRPAVPDAVKKCRTAGIKVIMVTGDHPVTAMAIAKKVGIIGEGHETKYERAILQNKSYTQITDDDSDAIIITGSELRNMDTKELDRVIRNYQEIVFARTSPQQKLLIVESCQRLGEIVAVTGDGVNDSPALRKADIGVAMGITGSDVAKNAADMILMDDNFASIVTGIEEGRLIFDNLKKSILYTLTSSVPEMIPMLSSLIFAIPLPLILEMILCIDVGTDLLPAIALAYEKAESDIMQRAPRNPQYDKLVNRRLISVAYGQIGMTQSLAGFYTYFMILMLNGFLPDRLLGLRLDWENKSINDLQDSYGQTWTYDTRMDLLNEARTGYFLSIVITQLIDLIMCKTRVNSILEQGMDNWFLNFSLIFEIILTGFLLYVPGIGKILKFMPLSAYWYWPSLPLGAFLWAYDEFRRWCIRKYPRGMMARETYY; encoded by the exons ATGCAAATAGCAGCTGAAATTATGAAACATACAAATTCTGCTCCAATCACTAAGAAAAGGCTTACTGTAGGTGAAATAGAAGATCTACACCAAGAACTGAGAACCGAAGATCATATGATTCCTTTGGAACAACTATGTCATAAATTAAATACTGATGTTGATAATGGTTTAACAGAAGAAGAG TGTATGTTTCATGGATTCGCTGGCCTGTTATGGGGCTGTGCATTTTTATGCCTCATTTTGTACGGACTCAGTATGCTACTTGAAGGTACAGGTGGTGGCATTGAATGGTTGGGAGTTATCATTATACTGATTTGTTTACTCTCAggaatatgtgcatatgtacaagaaagtaaaaatacaaaa GTGATGGAGTCATTTAAAAAAATGGTACCTACTTTTGCAACAGTAATAAGAGGTGGTGTTAAACAACGTATAGCAACTGAGGAGTTAGTCCCAGGGGATCTAGTACATATTAAATTCGGTGATAAAATACCAGCTGATATCAGGATCATAAAATGTCAGGAGCTTAGAGTTGAAAACTCAAGCATTACCGGTGAAAGTGAACCTGTAGTTCGAACAAATTATCCTACAGACGAAAATCCCTTAGAATCATCTAATGTCGCCTTTTTCTCATCTTTTGCCGTGGATGGAGAAGGATACGGCATAGTGATAGCCACCGGTGATAACACAATGATAGGACGACTCGCTGGTCTTACATCTCAGCTTGAAAAAGAGGATACACCAATTGCTAAAGAAATCGGACACTTTGTTCAAATAATCACCACTGTAGCTGTACTATTTGGAACGCTATTTTTTGTATTATCATTGATAATTGAGCCCAATATCCTCAAAGCATTTACTTATATGCTAGGTATAGTGATAGCCAATGTTCCTGAAGTCTTGCTTGTCACCGTTACCACAAGTTTAACACTAACGGCACAAAAAATGGCAGAAAAGAATTGCTTAGTTAAAAACCTGGAAGCTGTTGAAACACTTGGATCTACCTCAACCATTTGTTCAGATAAAACTGGAACTCTGACACAAAACAAAATGAGTGTGTCTAATTTATGGTTCGGACACACAAGGTACCATTTTCCGCCAGGCCAAATATTAGGCATTGAGAAGCATCTACTATTGGATAAACCAGCTTTTAACATAATGATCAAAAACGCTACTCTTTGTTTACGCGCAGAATTTGTTACGGAATTCATCTTAGTGAGCCCGATAGAAGAACGAGAGATACTCGGTGACGCATCTGAAACAGGTATCCTCAGATTCTGTGAACATATACACTCTACAGAGAAGTTCAGAGAAGCCCACCCAAAGGTTGCAGAAATACCATTCAACTCTGTAACCAAGTACCAAATGTCCATTCATCAGGATGAAGATGGATATACAATGATTTTGAAAGGTGCACCAGAAATAATCCTGGAAAAGTGCTCCCATATATTAAATTCTGATGGAGAAACAAAAGAGGTGACTCCACTGGATCTGACAATTTCTCGAAGAGCCTGTGCAGAGTTAGGATATATCGGTGAACGTGTATTAGCTTATTGTGATCTTCATTTGCCTGCCAGTAAATATGGTGTAGACTTCAAGTTCAATACTGACTCTGCAAGTACATACAACTTCCCAACAAAGGGTTACAGGTTCGTTGGACTAATTAGTCTCCTTGATCCTCCGAGACCAGCTGTGCCTGATGCTGTCAAAAAGTGTCGTACAGCTGGTATCAAAGTAATAATGGTAACAGGTGATCATCCAGTGACAGCAATGGCAATAGCAAAAAAGGTGGGCATCATAGGCGAAGGTCATGAAACTAAATACGAACGagcaatattacaaaataaatcatacactcaaataACTGATGATGACAGCGACGCCATAATCATTACTGGTTCTGAACTGAGAAACATGGACACAAAAGAATTGGATCGCGTTATACGAAACTATCAGGAAATAGTTTTCGCGAGAACATCTCCACAACAGAAATTACTCATCGTAGAAAGTTGTCAACGACTAGGGGAGATTGTCGCAGTAACTGGTGATGGAGTCAATGATTCACCAGCATTGAGGAAAGCGGACATCGGTGTGGCTATGGGCATAACTGGCTCCGACGTGGCGAAAAACGCAGCCGACATGATTCTTATGGATGATAATTTTGCATCTATTGTAACTGGAATTGAAGAAGGTAGACTGATATTTGACAATCTTAAAAAATCGATACTTTATACTTTAACTTCTAGCGTGCCCGAGATGATACCTATGCTAAGTAGTTTAATATTTGCTATTCCTTTACCCCTCATCCTTGAGATGATTCTTTGTATAGATGTAGGGACAGATTTACTTCCAGCAATAGCGCTAGCCTATGAGAAAGCCGAATCTGACATAATGCAGCGTGCACCCAGGAATCCGCAATACGATAAGCTCGTAAACAGGCGTTTGATATCCGTTGCTTATGGTCAGATCGGAATGACTCAGTCCTTAGCCGGATTCTACACTTATTTTATGATTCTTATGTTAAATGGATTTCTACCTGATCGCTTGTTAGGATTAAGATTAGATTGGGAAAACAAATCCATTAATGATTTGCAAGATTCATATGGGCAAACATGGACTTATGATACAAGGATGGATTTACTGAACGAAGCTCGTACCGGATATTTCTTATCTATTGTTATAACTCAACTCATAGATTTAATAATGTGCAAAACTAGAGTTAATTCAATCTTAGAACAAGGAATGGATAActggtttttgaatttttctttgATTTTTGAAATCATTTTAACTGGATTTCTCTTGTATGTGCCAGGAAtaggaaaaatattaaaatttatgccATTAAGTGCTTATTGGTATTGGCCTAGTTTACCACTTGGTGCATTTCTCTGGGCGTATGATGAATTTAGAAGATGGTGCATCCGTAAATATCCACGTGGAATGATGGCACGTGAAACTTATTACTAA
- the LOC100883686 gene encoding sodium/potassium-transporting ATPase subunit alpha-B isoform X1, with amino-acid sequence MQIAAEIMKHTNSAPITKKRLTVGEIEDLHQELRTEDHMIPLEQLCHKLNTDVDNGLTEEEVSKVFHIVGPNALTPPKVTPEYIKFIKCMFHGFAGLLWGCAFLCLILYGLSMLLEGTGGGIEWLGVIIILICLLSGICAYVQESKNTKVMESFKKMVPTFATVIRGGVKQRIATEELVPGDLVHIKFGDKIPADIRIIKCQELRVENSSITGESEPVVRTNYPTDENPLESSNVAFFSSFAVDGEGYGIVIATGDNTMIGRLAGLTSQLEKEDTPIAKEIGHFVQIITTVAVLFGTLFFVLSLIIEPNILKAFTYMLGIVIANVPEVLLVTVTTSLTLTAQKMAEKNCLVKNLEAVETLGSTSTICSDKTGTLTQNKMSVSNLWFGHTRYHFPPGQILGIEKHLLLDKPAFNIMIKNATLCLRAEFVTEFILVSPIEEREILGDASETGILRFCEHIHSTEKFREAHPKVAEIPFNSVTKYQMSIHQDEDGYTMILKGAPEIILEKCSHILNSDGETKEVTPLDLTISRRACAELGYIGERVLAYCDLHLPASKYGVDFKFNTDSASTYNFPTKGYRFVGLISLLDPPRPAVPDAVKKCRTAGIKVIMVTGDHPVTAMAIAKKVGIIGEGHETKYERAILQNKSYTQITDDDSDAIIITGSELRNMDTKELDRVIRNYQEIVFARTSPQQKLLIVESCQRLGEIVAVTGDGVNDSPALRKADIGVAMGITGSDVAKNAADMILMDDNFASIVTGIEEGRLIFDNLKKSILYTLTSSVPEMIPMLSSLIFAIPLPLILEMILCIDVGTDLLPAIALAYEKAESDIMQRAPRNPQYDKLVNRRLISVAYGQIGMTQSLAGFYTYFMILMLNGFLPDRLLGLRLDWENKSINDLQDSYGQTWTYDTRMDLLNEARTGYFLSIVITQLIDLIMCKTRVNSILEQGMDNWFLNFSLIFEIILTGFLLYVPGIGKILKFMPLSAYWYWPSLPLGAFLWAYDEFRRWCIRKYPRGMMARETYY; translated from the exons ATGCAAATAGCAGCTGAAATTATGAAACATACAAATTCTGCTCCAATCACTAAGAAAAGGCTTACTGTAGGTGAAATAGAAGATCTACACCAAGAACTGAGAACCGAAGATCATATGATTCCTTTGGAACAACTATGTCATAAATTAAATACTGATGTTGATAATGGTTTAACAGAAGAAGAGGTGAGCAAGGTTTTCCATATAGTGGGACCAAATGCTCTGACCCCACCTAAAGTAACTCCAGAATACATTAAATTCATTAAGTGTATGTTTCATGGATTCGCTGGCCTGTTATGGGGCTGTGCATTTTTATGCCTCATTTTGTACGGACTCAGTATGCTACTTGAAGGTACAGGTGGTGGCATTGAATGGTTGGGAGTTATCATTATACTGATTTGTTTACTCTCAggaatatgtgcatatgtacaagaaagtaaaaatacaaaa GTGATGGAGTCATTTAAAAAAATGGTACCTACTTTTGCAACAGTAATAAGAGGTGGTGTTAAACAACGTATAGCAACTGAGGAGTTAGTCCCAGGGGATCTAGTACATATTAAATTCGGTGATAAAATACCAGCTGATATCAGGATCATAAAATGTCAGGAGCTTAGAGTTGAAAACTCAAGCATTACCGGTGAAAGTGAACCTGTAGTTCGAACAAATTATCCTACAGACGAAAATCCCTTAGAATCATCTAATGTCGCCTTTTTCTCATCTTTTGCCGTGGATGGAGAAGGATACGGCATAGTGATAGCCACCGGTGATAACACAATGATAGGACGACTCGCTGGTCTTACATCTCAGCTTGAAAAAGAGGATACACCAATTGCTAAAGAAATCGGACACTTTGTTCAAATAATCACCACTGTAGCTGTACTATTTGGAACGCTATTTTTTGTATTATCATTGATAATTGAGCCCAATATCCTCAAAGCATTTACTTATATGCTAGGTATAGTGATAGCCAATGTTCCTGAAGTCTTGCTTGTCACCGTTACCACAAGTTTAACACTAACGGCACAAAAAATGGCAGAAAAGAATTGCTTAGTTAAAAACCTGGAAGCTGTTGAAACACTTGGATCTACCTCAACCATTTGTTCAGATAAAACTGGAACTCTGACACAAAACAAAATGAGTGTGTCTAATTTATGGTTCGGACACACAAGGTACCATTTTCCGCCAGGCCAAATATTAGGCATTGAGAAGCATCTACTATTGGATAAACCAGCTTTTAACATAATGATCAAAAACGCTACTCTTTGTTTACGCGCAGAATTTGTTACGGAATTCATCTTAGTGAGCCCGATAGAAGAACGAGAGATACTCGGTGACGCATCTGAAACAGGTATCCTCAGATTCTGTGAACATATACACTCTACAGAGAAGTTCAGAGAAGCCCACCCAAAGGTTGCAGAAATACCATTCAACTCTGTAACCAAGTACCAAATGTCCATTCATCAGGATGAAGATGGATATACAATGATTTTGAAAGGTGCACCAGAAATAATCCTGGAAAAGTGCTCCCATATATTAAATTCTGATGGAGAAACAAAAGAGGTGACTCCACTGGATCTGACAATTTCTCGAAGAGCCTGTGCAGAGTTAGGATATATCGGTGAACGTGTATTAGCTTATTGTGATCTTCATTTGCCTGCCAGTAAATATGGTGTAGACTTCAAGTTCAATACTGACTCTGCAAGTACATACAACTTCCCAACAAAGGGTTACAGGTTCGTTGGACTAATTAGTCTCCTTGATCCTCCGAGACCAGCTGTGCCTGATGCTGTCAAAAAGTGTCGTACAGCTGGTATCAAAGTAATAATGGTAACAGGTGATCATCCAGTGACAGCAATGGCAATAGCAAAAAAGGTGGGCATCATAGGCGAAGGTCATGAAACTAAATACGAACGagcaatattacaaaataaatcatacactcaaataACTGATGATGACAGCGACGCCATAATCATTACTGGTTCTGAACTGAGAAACATGGACACAAAAGAATTGGATCGCGTTATACGAAACTATCAGGAAATAGTTTTCGCGAGAACATCTCCACAACAGAAATTACTCATCGTAGAAAGTTGTCAACGACTAGGGGAGATTGTCGCAGTAACTGGTGATGGAGTCAATGATTCACCAGCATTGAGGAAAGCGGACATCGGTGTGGCTATGGGCATAACTGGCTCCGACGTGGCGAAAAACGCAGCCGACATGATTCTTATGGATGATAATTTTGCATCTATTGTAACTGGAATTGAAGAAGGTAGACTGATATTTGACAATCTTAAAAAATCGATACTTTATACTTTAACTTCTAGCGTGCCCGAGATGATACCTATGCTAAGTAGTTTAATATTTGCTATTCCTTTACCCCTCATCCTTGAGATGATTCTTTGTATAGATGTAGGGACAGATTTACTTCCAGCAATAGCGCTAGCCTATGAGAAAGCCGAATCTGACATAATGCAGCGTGCACCCAGGAATCCGCAATACGATAAGCTCGTAAACAGGCGTTTGATATCCGTTGCTTATGGTCAGATCGGAATGACTCAGTCCTTAGCCGGATTCTACACTTATTTTATGATTCTTATGTTAAATGGATTTCTACCTGATCGCTTGTTAGGATTAAGATTAGATTGGGAAAACAAATCCATTAATGATTTGCAAGATTCATATGGGCAAACATGGACTTATGATACAAGGATGGATTTACTGAACGAAGCTCGTACCGGATATTTCTTATCTATTGTTATAACTCAACTCATAGATTTAATAATGTGCAAAACTAGAGTTAATTCAATCTTAGAACAAGGAATGGATAActggtttttgaatttttctttgATTTTTGAAATCATTTTAACTGGATTTCTCTTGTATGTGCCAGGAAtaggaaaaatattaaaatttatgccATTAAGTGCTTATTGGTATTGGCCTAGTTTACCACTTGGTGCATTTCTCTGGGCGTATGATGAATTTAGAAGATGGTGCATCCGTAAATATCCACGTGGAATGATGGCACGTGAAACTTATTACTAA
- the LOC100883686 gene encoding sodium/potassium-transporting ATPase subunit alpha isoform X3 gives MLLEGTGGGIEWLGVIIILICLLSGICAYVQESKNTKVMESFKKMVPTFATVIRGGVKQRIATEELVPGDLVHIKFGDKIPADIRIIKCQELRVENSSITGESEPVVRTNYPTDENPLESSNVAFFSSFAVDGEGYGIVIATGDNTMIGRLAGLTSQLEKEDTPIAKEIGHFVQIITTVAVLFGTLFFVLSLIIEPNILKAFTYMLGIVIANVPEVLLVTVTTSLTLTAQKMAEKNCLVKNLEAVETLGSTSTICSDKTGTLTQNKMSVSNLWFGHTRYHFPPGQILGIEKHLLLDKPAFNIMIKNATLCLRAEFVTEFILVSPIEEREILGDASETGILRFCEHIHSTEKFREAHPKVAEIPFNSVTKYQMSIHQDEDGYTMILKGAPEIILEKCSHILNSDGETKEVTPLDLTISRRACAELGYIGERVLAYCDLHLPASKYGVDFKFNTDSASTYNFPTKGYRFVGLISLLDPPRPAVPDAVKKCRTAGIKVIMVTGDHPVTAMAIAKKVGIIGEGHETKYERAILQNKSYTQITDDDSDAIIITGSELRNMDTKELDRVIRNYQEIVFARTSPQQKLLIVESCQRLGEIVAVTGDGVNDSPALRKADIGVAMGITGSDVAKNAADMILMDDNFASIVTGIEEGRLIFDNLKKSILYTLTSSVPEMIPMLSSLIFAIPLPLILEMILCIDVGTDLLPAIALAYEKAESDIMQRAPRNPQYDKLVNRRLISVAYGQIGMTQSLAGFYTYFMILMLNGFLPDRLLGLRLDWENKSINDLQDSYGQTWTYDTRMDLLNEARTGYFLSIVITQLIDLIMCKTRVNSILEQGMDNWFLNFSLIFEIILTGFLLYVPGIGKILKFMPLSAYWYWPSLPLGAFLWAYDEFRRWCIRKYPRGMMARETYY, from the exons ATGCTACTTGAAGGTACAGGTGGTGGCATTGAATGGTTGGGAGTTATCATTATACTGATTTGTTTACTCTCAggaatatgtgcatatgtacaagaaagtaaaaatacaaaa GTGATGGAGTCATTTAAAAAAATGGTACCTACTTTTGCAACAGTAATAAGAGGTGGTGTTAAACAACGTATAGCAACTGAGGAGTTAGTCCCAGGGGATCTAGTACATATTAAATTCGGTGATAAAATACCAGCTGATATCAGGATCATAAAATGTCAGGAGCTTAGAGTTGAAAACTCAAGCATTACCGGTGAAAGTGAACCTGTAGTTCGAACAAATTATCCTACAGACGAAAATCCCTTAGAATCATCTAATGTCGCCTTTTTCTCATCTTTTGCCGTGGATGGAGAAGGATACGGCATAGTGATAGCCACCGGTGATAACACAATGATAGGACGACTCGCTGGTCTTACATCTCAGCTTGAAAAAGAGGATACACCAATTGCTAAAGAAATCGGACACTTTGTTCAAATAATCACCACTGTAGCTGTACTATTTGGAACGCTATTTTTTGTATTATCATTGATAATTGAGCCCAATATCCTCAAAGCATTTACTTATATGCTAGGTATAGTGATAGCCAATGTTCCTGAAGTCTTGCTTGTCACCGTTACCACAAGTTTAACACTAACGGCACAAAAAATGGCAGAAAAGAATTGCTTAGTTAAAAACCTGGAAGCTGTTGAAACACTTGGATCTACCTCAACCATTTGTTCAGATAAAACTGGAACTCTGACACAAAACAAAATGAGTGTGTCTAATTTATGGTTCGGACACACAAGGTACCATTTTCCGCCAGGCCAAATATTAGGCATTGAGAAGCATCTACTATTGGATAAACCAGCTTTTAACATAATGATCAAAAACGCTACTCTTTGTTTACGCGCAGAATTTGTTACGGAATTCATCTTAGTGAGCCCGATAGAAGAACGAGAGATACTCGGTGACGCATCTGAAACAGGTATCCTCAGATTCTGTGAACATATACACTCTACAGAGAAGTTCAGAGAAGCCCACCCAAAGGTTGCAGAAATACCATTCAACTCTGTAACCAAGTACCAAATGTCCATTCATCAGGATGAAGATGGATATACAATGATTTTGAAAGGTGCACCAGAAATAATCCTGGAAAAGTGCTCCCATATATTAAATTCTGATGGAGAAACAAAAGAGGTGACTCCACTGGATCTGACAATTTCTCGAAGAGCCTGTGCAGAGTTAGGATATATCGGTGAACGTGTATTAGCTTATTGTGATCTTCATTTGCCTGCCAGTAAATATGGTGTAGACTTCAAGTTCAATACTGACTCTGCAAGTACATACAACTTCCCAACAAAGGGTTACAGGTTCGTTGGACTAATTAGTCTCCTTGATCCTCCGAGACCAGCTGTGCCTGATGCTGTCAAAAAGTGTCGTACAGCTGGTATCAAAGTAATAATGGTAACAGGTGATCATCCAGTGACAGCAATGGCAATAGCAAAAAAGGTGGGCATCATAGGCGAAGGTCATGAAACTAAATACGAACGagcaatattacaaaataaatcatacactcaaataACTGATGATGACAGCGACGCCATAATCATTACTGGTTCTGAACTGAGAAACATGGACACAAAAGAATTGGATCGCGTTATACGAAACTATCAGGAAATAGTTTTCGCGAGAACATCTCCACAACAGAAATTACTCATCGTAGAAAGTTGTCAACGACTAGGGGAGATTGTCGCAGTAACTGGTGATGGAGTCAATGATTCACCAGCATTGAGGAAAGCGGACATCGGTGTGGCTATGGGCATAACTGGCTCCGACGTGGCGAAAAACGCAGCCGACATGATTCTTATGGATGATAATTTTGCATCTATTGTAACTGGAATTGAAGAAGGTAGACTGATATTTGACAATCTTAAAAAATCGATACTTTATACTTTAACTTCTAGCGTGCCCGAGATGATACCTATGCTAAGTAGTTTAATATTTGCTATTCCTTTACCCCTCATCCTTGAGATGATTCTTTGTATAGATGTAGGGACAGATTTACTTCCAGCAATAGCGCTAGCCTATGAGAAAGCCGAATCTGACATAATGCAGCGTGCACCCAGGAATCCGCAATACGATAAGCTCGTAAACAGGCGTTTGATATCCGTTGCTTATGGTCAGATCGGAATGACTCAGTCCTTAGCCGGATTCTACACTTATTTTATGATTCTTATGTTAAATGGATTTCTACCTGATCGCTTGTTAGGATTAAGATTAGATTGGGAAAACAAATCCATTAATGATTTGCAAGATTCATATGGGCAAACATGGACTTATGATACAAGGATGGATTTACTGAACGAAGCTCGTACCGGATATTTCTTATCTATTGTTATAACTCAACTCATAGATTTAATAATGTGCAAAACTAGAGTTAATTCAATCTTAGAACAAGGAATGGATAActggtttttgaatttttctttgATTTTTGAAATCATTTTAACTGGATTTCTCTTGTATGTGCCAGGAAtaggaaaaatattaaaatttatgccATTAAGTGCTTATTGGTATTGGCCTAGTTTACCACTTGGTGCATTTCTCTGGGCGTATGATGAATTTAGAAGATGGTGCATCCGTAAATATCCACGTGGAATGATGGCACGTGAAACTTATTACTAA
- the RpL17 gene encoding ribosomal protein L17 — protein sequence MGRYSHEPVNATKSCKARGSNLRVHFKNTHETARAIKNMPLRRAQRYLKNVIEHKECVPFRRFNGGVGRCAQAKQFGTTQGRWPKKSAEFLLQLLKNAESNADVRGLDIDRLVINHIQVNHAPCLRRRTYRAHGRINPYMSSPCHIEVILTEKEDFVIKSPEEEPSKKKLSKKKLARQKEKMMRE from the exons ATGGGACGTTATTCGCATGAACCGGTGAATGCGACCAAATCGTGCAAAGCGCGAGGCTCGAATTTGCGAGTGCACTTCaag AACACTCATGAAACAGCACGAGCTATTAAGAATATGCCCTTGCGGAGGGCACAGAGATACTTGAAGAATGTAATTGAACACAAGGAGTGTGTACCATTCCGTAGATTTAATGGTGGTGTTGGCAGATGTGCTCAAGCAAAACAATTTGGTACCACACAAG GTCGTTGGCCTAAAAAGTCGGCGGAGTTTTTACTACAGCTCTTGAAAAATGCTGAGAGTAATGCTGATGTTAGGGGATTAGATATTGACCGCCTTGTAATTAATCACATTCAAGTAAACCATGCTCCTTGTTTACGCAGAAGAACATACAGAGCTCATGGTCGCATCAATC CTTATATGAGCTCACCGTGTCACATCGAAGTAATTTTGACCGAAAAGGAAGATTTTGTAATAAAGAGTCCAGAAGAGGAGCCTTCAAAAAAGAAACTCAGTAAAAAGAAACTTGCTAGGCAAAAGGAGAAAATGATGAGAGAATAA
- the LOC100878248 gene encoding synaptic vesicle glycoprotein 2B: MVESEPNSKHNHKCDVKDERLNGCGSKDLELARIGTKGKTLDPEKGSFVKADFEKAIELTDYGKFHYFLLTVCGFVSTSEEMDVISMSFILPSAQCDLKLDTQAKGWLNSIIFIGMMAGAYAWGSVADALGRRKVLIAISFTNALCIVASSFSQSYELFMFFRFLNGAALGGSGPVIWSYFAEFQPKSKRGSMLSFMAAFWTLGNLFVAGLAWSIIPNDIGITSVAFTYNSWRIFLLICAVPSFIVAGLLLLLPESPKYLLSCGRYEEALDIFRGIYAINTGKPRDSYTVKELILDDFREPEQPTKNGIEKNKCKTMLSDIVDNSKQLFISPILRFTIISIIINFTFHIGYYGLMMWFPELFNRFDEFHRDHPGEVASICQVTDYVVQKGSYNVENLCSDKIGASVFMESLITVASAIPANIIAVLGMDRLGRKFFLVFSTLSSGLCSIGLYFVYNKQHNLIVSAFFSGVISCGNAALDCLITEVFPTHLRATGIAISMVAARLGGIIGNIVIAQLLDMYCPAPTFIVAALLIGGGLLCLFLPNTTREPLS, translated from the exons ATGGTAGAGAGTGAACCCAACTCAAAGCACAATCATA AGTGTGATGTAAAAGACGAGCGGCTAAACGGCTGTGGCTCAAAGGATCTCGAACTTGCCC GTATCGGAACAAAGGGCAAGACCCTAGATCCAGAGAAAGGATCGTTCGTTAAAGCAGACTTCGAGAAGGCCATTGAACTTACCG ACTATGGCAAGTTTCACTACTTCCTCCTCACGGTATGCGGCTTCGTCAGCACCAGCGAGGAGATGGACGTAATCTCTATGTCCTTCATCCTCCCAAGTGCACAATGTGACTTGAAGCTCGATACCCAAGCCAAGGGATGGCTCAACTCGATCATCTTCATCGGTATGATGGCGGGGGCGTACGCCTGGGGCTCCGTCGCGGATGCCTTGGGTCGTCGTAAGGTTCTGATCGCCATTTCCTTCACGAACGCCCTTTGCATCGTAGCGTCCAGCTTCAGCCAGTCCTATGAACTCTTCATGTTCTTTCGTTTCCTCAACGGCGCTGC CCTTGGAGGCAGTGGCCCGGTCATCTGGTCCTACTTCGCAGAGTTCCAGCCAAAATCTAAGCGAGGCTCGATGCTGTCCTTCATGGCTGCCTTCTGGACGCTTGGAAATCTTTTCGTTGCTG GTTTAGCATGGTCAATCATCCCTAATGACATCGGTATCACGAGTGTAGCGTTCACTTATAATTCCTGGCGAATCTTCCTGCTGATCTGCGCTGTTCCATCGTTCATCGTCGCGGGGCTGCTACTGCTGCTCCCTGAATCCCCCAAATACCTCTTGTCTTGCGGAAGATACGAGGAGGCACTCGATATTTTCCGCGGGATTTATGCCATTAACACTGGTAAACCTCGTGACAGTTACACG GTCAAAGAATTGATTTTGGATGACTTCCGTGAACCGGAACAACCAACAAAAAATGGCATCGAGAAGAACAAATGCAAAACAATGCTCAGCGATATTGTAGACAATAGTAAACAACTGTTCATTTCACCGATACTTCGCTTCACCATTATCTCCATCATCATCAACTTCACCTTTCACATCGGTTATTATGGTCTCATGATGTGGTTCCCCGAACTGTTCAATCGTTTTGACGAGTTTCATCGCGATCATCCTGGTGAGGTCGCCTCCATATGTCAGGTGACCGATTACGTCGTTCAAAAGGGTTCTTACAACGTCGAGAATCTTTGTTCGGACAAGATTGGTGCCTCCGTTTTCATGGAATCACTGATTACTGTGGCGTCCGCCATCCCAGCGAATATCATCGCCGTTTTGGGAATGGACCGTCTGGGTCGTAAATTCTTCCTTG TGTTTAGTACATTGTCGTCAGGACTGTGTTCGATAGGATTGTACTTTGTGTACAACAAGCAGCACAACCTCATCGTTTCAGCATTCTTCAGCGGTGTGATAAGCTGTGGTAACGCAGCCTTAGACTGTCTCATAACAGAAGTTTTCCCAACACACCTGCGTGCTACAGGAATTGCAATTTCCATGGTGGCAGCGCGTCTTGGTGGAATTATTGGAAACATAGTGATAGCTCAACTTCTGGATATGTACTGCCCTGCACCAACTTTCATCGTTGCTGCTCTCCTGATTG GTGGAGGATTATTGTGCTTATTTTTACCAAACACAACACGTGAACCACTTTCTTGA